In the genome of Bradyrhizobium ottawaense, the window CTTGCGCCGTGCCCACGTCCTTTCGCGTTTGCGACAAAGGTGGTGGGCATGCTTGCGCCTTCGCTCTTCGAGCTACGGCGGACATGTCGCTTTGCCCACCCTACGGCACCGGCTATAATCGCGGCAAAAAGGTCCGCCATGATCCACGTCTGCTCCCTCGCCGCGCTTCCCGAAACCGTCCGCCTCACCAGGGCCAGCCACGTGCTGACCGTGATGGCCAATGTCGAGCAGGTGGCGCGGCCGGTGTCCGTGCTGCCCGCCAACCATCTCAAGGTGTCGATGGACGACATCACCGAGGAGATGGATGGTTTTACCGCACCGTCCGAGACCCATATCGATCAGGTGCTGAACTTCGTGCGCGGCTGGGACCGTAGCGCGCCGCTGGTGGTGCATTGCTATGCCGGCATCAGCCGCTCCACCGCGAGCGCGTTCGCGGCGGTCTGCGCGCTC includes:
- a CDS encoding tyrosine phosphatase family protein translates to MIHVCSLAALPETVRLTRASHVLTVMANVEQVARPVSVLPANHLKVSMDDITEEMDGFTAPSETHIDQVLNFVRGWDRSAPLVVHCYAGISRSTASAFAAVCALNPNRDELEIARKIRAASPIASPNRRIVGLADRALGRNGRMLRALDEIGPGAMMVEGRPFVIELE